GCGTTCGCGCACCGCCGGGACCGGTGGCAAGCCGTAAATCGCGAGGCCGGGCCGCACGAAATTGAAATGCGAATCCTGGCGCATCACGAGCGCCGCGGAGTTCGCGACGTGCACGATCTCAGGGCGCATCCCGTTGGCTGCGAGCGTATCGAGCGCGGCGTGGAACACGCGAAGCTGCGCGTCGGTGATCGGACTCGACGGATCGCCGGCATTCGCGAGCAAGGTGCATACGCCTTCGAGCCGCACGGCCTTTGCGCGCCGAACCGCCGCGATCAGGTCGCCGATCTGCGGCGGCATCACGCCGAGGCGCGTCGCGCCGCTGTCGATCTTGAGGTGGATCGGAAAATCGCGCCGGCCCGATGCGATCGCTGCATCGTCGAGCAGTCCGATCAGTGCAACGTCGAAAACGAACGGCGTGAGATCGAGCTCGACGATATGCCGCGCCTGCTCGGGGAAAAATCCCGCTTGCAGATAGATGCGCGAACTGATTCCCGCCTCGCGCAGTTCGCGCGCCTCGTCGAGCGTGGCGACGCCAAAATGGCGGCATCCTTCGCCGAGCAAAGTCCGCGCGACGGTCACCGCGCCATGGCCATAAGCGTCGGCCTTGACGACCACCATCAGCTCGCCGCCGGGCGCCAGGGCGCGCAGCGCGCGGAAGTTGTGGCGGAGCGCGCCGAGATCGATTTCGGCGACGGTCGGGCGATGCGTTGCGGCTGTCATCTGCGGAAGATGGTCGGCGTTCAACTGCGATTGTAGCGCAGATGCGCGCGTTACTTCACGGTGCGAGCGTGCTCAACTAACATCGGTCATCGTCACAGTCAATCGACGCGGCGACGAGATGCTTTGTACGTGACGGCGACGCGCTGTTTGAATCGATTTG
The window above is part of the Candidatus Binatus sp. genome. Proteins encoded here:
- the alr gene encoding alanine racemase yields the protein MTAATHRPTVAEIDLGALRHNFRALRALAPGGELMVVVKADAYGHGAVTVARTLLGEGCRHFGVATLDEARELREAGISSRIYLQAGFFPEQARHIVELDLTPFVFDVALIGLLDDAAIASGRRDFPIHLKIDSGATRLGVMPPQIGDLIAAVRRAKAVRLEGVCTLLANAGDPSSPITDAQLRVFHAALDTLAANGMRPEIVHVANSAALVMRQDSHFNFVRPGLAIYGLPPVPAVRERVALRPVMTFKTRLMQLKNAPAGSGVGYGHTFIAPRDCMIGVLPVGYADGYRRGLQHGGEVIVRGARAPVVGAVSMDLTTIDVTDVPDAAVGDEVILWGAGGADMISVNDVARLAQTISYEMLCTVGRRVPRISRE